The Sorangiineae bacterium MSr11954 DNA segment ACCTTCGAGGTGAAGGGGCTCCAGGTCATCGCCTGGCTCTCGCGGTTGATGCCGAAGCTGCCCCCCTTGTCGCCACCACCGTGATCGCGCCGCCGCGAGCTCGCCGTGATCGCGCCGCGCGAGGCGCCGTTCCGTCTTCCGGAGCGGCGCCGCGCCAGTCGCGCCGATGTACGCTTCCGGGAGCCAACGACGGGTAGCGCTCTCTAAACGAACTGTCACACCCCGGCGCCCATCTCGCACATCGCGAGGTGGGCGTTTTCCTTTTTAAGCCCACAACGCTTACCGATCGGCGCCCGATGGAAAAACAGATGCCCTCAAACTCCGAGCGACAACATGCCGTCTCGACAACATGCAGCAATGTCGTATAGAATGGGGGATTTTGCCTTGTGAAAATTATCCACCTATGAGAATGGACGGGCCGCCACGCGCTTTCTTCGCGTCGCTTAGCGTTGCACATCTGGTCACCACATCGGGTAACAGGCGAGTGCAACGCAGGTTCTGCTTTGGTGGGGATAGAGTGATGTCTCGATTGGCTTGTGCGGTAGATGCCGCATTCTTGTTGTTCTCACATCTTGTTGCCTCTCTGAGAATATCGATTCCCGCGAATCGTGACCGGCGCGGTGGACGCGCAGGGCCGCTCCGATTCTTGTGTGTGGGATTGCTTCTCCTTGTTGCTCTTTGCGCGTGCGGTTCTCGTCGCGATACCGAGCAAACCGGCATCGAAACATGCGATGCCTACATTACGGCATACGAAAATTGTTTAAAGAAAACGCAAATGCCCGCGGACCAAATCGCGAGCAACCTCGCAGCGGCGAGAAATTCGATGCTTCGATCCGCCAAAGCCGGAGAAGCCTCACGTGAAACCTTAAAGGCAAGGTGCGTTGAAGCCACACAACAAATGGAGCGATCATGCCGATAGCGTCCTTTCGGGACGAGGCACCCGGATCCCATAAGCGGTGGATGCCGATCCCCCTTTCATGGCTCGGGCTCGTTGCCCTCTTCCTCCTTATTCCGTTTGTCGCTGGCGCCGATCAAGTCATCGTCCCGTCAAACAGCGGTGGTACGGGTACGTTCGGTGACGCCGCCCGCGGCTGGGCCGACCCAACCGGCGCCGCCCAAGCTTCCTATACGTTCAACCTCCCGTCGGCCAGAGGAAAGGCCCAGCCTCTGCTAAGGTTGACCTACACCTCTACAGCAGCCGTGGGCGACGTGCGCGAAGCTGGCGTTGGCTGGGGATTCGATATCCCGTCGATCGAATCGAGGGCGCTGCAAGGCGGAGACCCTACTAAAGGCACGCGGGAGTACTTCCAAGGAAAGCCTCTCGTCTTTGTCGGCCAGGTAGCCTCTCCGACTATGACCATGCTCGACGGTACGGTCGAGCAGCTTCCGTCCTGGGCAATGGGTTCATCCTATTATCGCCTTCAAGATGACTCAAGTCATTTGCGGTTCTTCGGCCGCACCGCGCAAGCAACGGATGGACGCACGCTTAAATTTCATTCCTCCTTCGCGGGGCGTCACAGATTAACTGAAGAATCAGACAATCATTGCGAATCTGGATCATGTAACAAAGTTACATATCAGTACACGCCGTTACCCAAGGACGGGGAGGTGCCCGTACTCACGGACATATTCGATACGCCCAGCCTCAGCGCTCCCGGTGACTACGGCAAGTACGCCCACCACACGCGCATCATCTACGAACCGAACGACCCTGGTGCACTCGACCCGGCAAAGCTGCCCTACGCGCCCGCATGGAAGCGAAAGCCCGCCATGCGCATCAAGCGCATCGACGTCGCCAGTAACGGCCACAATGGCGCAAAGCCACGGGCCATCGTTCGTCGCTATCACTTCACGTATGAAACTCGTCTGCGCCATTCCTACCTCACGTCAATACAGGAAGAAGGTGCGTGCACGTTGGCCGAGGAGAGCCCAGCCGCACCATACGAAGCGCCCCCAACGAATTGCCCTAGGCTACCACCTACGACCTTTGAGTACGGCGACTCTACGCCATTCTTTGGACCATCACATATGGTCGGCCCAGGATACGACACCCCGCCAACCTCGGGACCACTTTTTCCATCGCTCCAAAATGTCGGTTTCGCTGATGTCAACCGAGATGGATCGTTAGACATCGTCCAGCAGCCTGCCCCGGGGCAAGGCGGCAATGGGAAAGTATTCGTTACCAGCACACTGCTGAACGGAAATACGTTCATCGACGAGCAGCCGCTACACACGCCGAATCCGAAGGTCCTGGCAACGTCGGGCGACCTCACAATTCTCCAGCCCACGGACCTTACTAATCTAACGACTTTGCACTGGGCCCAATGGCAGCAAACGCCACAACCAGGGTACCAGGTCAACCGCATGCGGCTCATCCCCTTCCAGATTTCGGGAGACCCTCGCCAGCGGTGGAGTTTGTCGACTTCGTCGCCTCCCACGACGCTTCCCAATTCAATCGTAACAATCGGCGACGTCGACAGTAATGGGACTCCGGACGCCTACGAGTACTCGCTCGTCAGCGTCATCGATCCCGCGACCGGTGAGGCACGCGAGGTTCCCGAGGCCAAAGTACGTCTATTCGACCGCTTCAAAAGCCCGCAAGATCCTGATGAGATGCCGGCGAGCAACGCGATCAAAACGAATAACATCGCACTGAACTACAATCCGCAAGTTCCGTTCTATACCTTCGCGGACATGAACGGCGATGGTGTCACCGACTTCGTGACGATTCGCGCGCAGGTCACACAACTCCGCGGCGTCGATCCCAACACCCCTTCACCAAATACGTTCATCTACTTCCCGGGGGACGCCACTGGAAAGTTTGCCTGCAACCCCGCGGCTGAAGGGTGCAAGACGACAATCCCCCAATGCTACAACGGTGGCGGCAGCGTCCCCACATGTCCGAGCCCCTGGATTGAGCTCACCTCTGCCCCTCTCTTCACGGGAGTGCCGGAAAGGCCCACCCTGATCGAAGACGTCGACATGGATGGTCTTGCCGACATCATGCAGGTCGAGCAGCATCCACCGTTCACCTACCTCAGAATTTGGAGAAACGACGACGGCCGAAGCTTCCACGAGGTCGACCCCGACGTGGCTCCGTTCACCGGCTTTGTCCGCGTCGCGCTTGGAGACATCAACGGCAGCGGAACGACCGATGCGATCTTCATCGAGCCGGGCGATGCAGCAGGTCACCGCGCCGTCGATATGGTCGAACACTACCAGCAGTACCCCGGCCTTCTGACGACGATCAAAAACGGCGTCGGGGGGATCACTGAATTTACCTACCAAAGCGTGCAACAGCTCGACGCTCAAGCGAAGAAGGATTCGAAGCCCTGGAATTCGCATTCGCCTGTCCCCATGCACGTGGTGACGAAGGTTGTCCAGCAACAAACCGGCGGCGGCGTATCTCCCGGCGACACCACCGAGACCAAATATTCCTATCGCGATCCAGCTTATGATGCCTGGGAAGCAAGACTACTTGGCTTTCGCGAAGTGAAGGTTCACGAAGTACCGAATCTTACTATTCTCACGAAATACTATTTCGGCCGGTGCCAACCCAATGCAGGCGCTTGCCGCGAAACAAGCGACGCAGATTTCGAGAAACCCCTTACCGGAGCGCCGTATCAAGTCGATGTCTATTGGGGCGCGGATCGCCCACACTCGACAACAACAACACATTACAAAGTTGCGCGTCTCTATAAAGAACCGACTTCGGAACGAGACATCAGTTTCGCTTATCCAGATCGAGTCGATACCTTTTTGTATGACGCGACGAATTATCAGCCACATGCTGTATCATTCGACGCGGAGCTCGTCGCGGATGTTCGGGTGCCAAAGGTTGGTATCACGCTTTCGTCGGAGGTCGGACGGCAACACCTGCTTGTGGAGCAGGATCAAGACAACTATGGAAACGTCGTCGCCACGCGCGATCGCGGCCGGGTCAAGGACGACTATTCGCCGATCGATCCGGTGATCGAAACGATATATGCGGGTATGGGATTCGTTGGCAACCCTGACCTTTACGTCTTCGGGCCGAGCTCGAAGACGACTAAGGGATTTGGCAACCGGCCGGGCCTGCCTGCCGATCCTGGCCGGACGATATCGTTTACCTACAACACTATGGGCGAGGTAACCGATGTGAAGGGGACTCTTTCGGGGACGTTGCCGTTGAAGCGCTTTCACGAGAGCGACGCGCGTATCGCACCCGATCCGCCGAATGCGTCCGTGGATGGCCAAGTCCTCCTGACCCACATTCACTACGATTCGCTGGGCAACGTGGGCCAGATGTATAGTGCAGCCAACACAGCTTGTACTACGCAAAAGTATGACAAGGACTATGGGCATCTTCCGGATACGACGACGCGGTACATAAAGGGGTGCAGCGGTGCGTCCCTGAGCGACACGACGATCCACGATGTCCGGTTTGACCGTCCGCATCTGCTGCATCACGCGGATGGCACGCGATCGCAAATCGACTACGACAGCTTTGGACGCGTCGCGACGACTATCGATCCAGATCCCGACAACGTGGGAATGCTTTCGACCGCAGCGTCGATCTTCTCCTACAGCGTACCGTCCGGGGGAAGCGTCTCGGGCGTATCCGTCAAGGTCCCAACCGGGAATGGTCAATGGATGACGGCTTGGCAGTACGTCGATGGCTTCGGCAAGACCATCGCATCGATAGTCCAGGCGGACCCGGAAGCGGGAGATGCTGCCCCATGGATTGTCCAAGGTGCAACGAAATATCTGTTCGGAAGACCGTCACATGGGTGGCGCCCCTACCCGCGTTCCGACGACCCTGCGCAGCTAAGCTTCTCGTATCCAACTCGCGCTCGGGACGTGGGTGCGACCATCGACGGCATCGGTCGAGTCCACGACGCTGATGACCGGGGCCGGAGCATTTGGAATTCTTTCTATGCACTTTCCGTCGACATTTGGGACACCGAGGACCGTACCCCGAGCAGCCCTCATCAAAGTACGCCTCGAACGGTCCAGTACGATGGCCACGGTCGTATCGTCGCGGTGATGGACCGCGTCAACACGCCCAATGGGCTTGATATGGTCAGCACGAGCTACGACTACAACGCCGTCGGTCAAGTTGTGCGCATGCGAAAGAGCCACTCCCTCGGCAGCGAGAGCGTTGTTCGCTGGATGCAATACGACTCGCTCGGACGTCTCGTTCTGAACGCCGAGCCGAACACGACGAAGAACTTCACGGCGAATGCTCATGATACCGCGGCCGTGGCGGCAATGGGAGCGTGGCGTTACGCTTACGATGACGCCGGACGAATCGTAGGCACCAGCGACGCAAGAGGATGCGGCAAGAACACTTTCTATGATGGTTTGGGGCGGACGCTCGCGGAAGATTACTCCCCGTGCCTCTCTCACCATGAAAAGTATACCCCGGTTCGCCTCAGCACGGGTGAGGGCGCGGAAGTCCTCTATCAATACGATGTGCCCGGCTATTTGGATTCACCCACCTACAAGGGCAAGCTCACGGCCGTTGCCGATCGTGGTGCGATCACTCATTTCAGCTACGACGGCCGCGGTCGGGTGAAGGAAATCGCGCGCAAGGTCACACGTCCGGCGTCAAGCGGCGGTTCCTTCGATCGTGACTTCGGAGGATTGGACGAGCTCGGAATCTCCCTCGAGGTCGACGAAGCCTCAGCCACCGACGATGACGACCGTGCTTTGGCGCCCAGCCGGTATACGTCACACGTCTATCGGAAAACGTTCAGCTACGACCTTGCCGATCGTCCCATTCGCGAAGGTACGGGCGCCGACGTTGACGAACTCCTCGAGAACGGCCAGAGCAACATTCTCTACGCATACAGTGCGCGCGGTTTTCTTCGTTCGGTCGGAAGCAGCTACGGACCGATTGTCGCGTCCATGACGTACAACGTCGACGGCACACCGAGTGCGGTCACCTATGCCGATGCGGCAAAGACTGTCGCCCAGACGACATATGGCGATCACGACGTGAAGAGCTATACCATTTCGCGGCCTCCACCCTCGCTTTGGTCGGCCGACGTTCCGCCGAAGTATCTGGGCAAAGAAGCCAGTGCTCCACTTACGTTTCAACCAGTACTCGCGAACCTGTCCTTTACCTACGATGGCGTCGGCAACCCGCTTTCGATCGTCGACGGCCGCAACCCCGATGAATGGCCGGCAGGCGCGCGACCGAAGTCGCAAACAATGGCCTATGACGACCTCTACCGACTTACCTCGGAAACGGTTAAGTACGGTGCGCCAAACGATGTTGATGTCCAGATATCTCCGTTTGCCTACGAGGAAGACGATTCGCGTTCTACAATTGCACCGCGGCTCAGCCGCGACAAGCGCGTGACAGGACTCAACGTTTCGTACGACTTCTCGGGTAACACAACGTCAATCAACGACAACGACTCGACAGTATTTGACCGTTCTTCGCTCGGCACCATCACGAATGGCAAGTTGGGCGCTCATCCAGATCGGCTCACATCATCCTCGCTGGGGGTTCAAGTAGCCTATGATGATGCAGGGAACGTTGTTGAGATGTTCGTCCCACGGACCGGCGAATGTCATGCCGAGCACGACAAGTGCTCGCACCACTTCGTGTACGATTGGGATGAGCTTGGCCAACTGGCGCGCGCGAGACGTTGGGATTATCATGAAATGCCCGCAGACGAGCCACGCTACCCGGACATCCCGGGGCAAAGGCCCGATGTTGCCACGCGCTATGCGTACAGCCAAGGCCAACGGGTGGTGCGGTCGGTGGAAGGAAGGCTTTCCGCTGAACGCCATTCCGTCGAAGTCTTTGGCACTCTGCGCTTAGACAGCGCGCCATTCACTGATGACTACTCGGTAAACGCTGCGACGGAGAGCGTCTACCTCGGCGGCTTCGCTCACGTGATGATGACCGACGATGGGCTGCCCGAGAACCCGATGTCGGGCTTCAAACGCCACGTGTTTCTTACCGTGGGGGACAAGCTCGGCTCCACCAACGTGGTCATTGAGCGCGACACGGGCGAGCTTGCTGAAAACATTCAATACCATCCTTACGGCACCGTCGACTCGGACTATCGTCCCGAGCGTTGGGGCGCTCATCGCGAGCCGTATCAGTTCACCGGAAAGGAATCGGACACCGCGGTCGGTTTGACGTACTTCGGCGCAAGGTACTACAGCCCCGCGCTCGCGCGATGGATGAGCGCTGACCCGTTGACGGTCCATGCGGCCATGGGGGACATGAATCCGTACGCGTACGTTGGCGGCTCGCCACTCGACCGCACCGATCCCGTGGGGCTGTGCGACGAGAACTACTGGTGGTGCGGCTTCAACCCGCTGCCCGGCATTATCGGTGGCGGTGGTGGTGGTGGCGGCGGCGGAGGGAACGGCGGCAGCGATGGCGGGAATGGGGGCGGCTCTGGCTACAGAGCAGGGCGCACCTATGTGCCGCGACAGCCGACGTCCGGCCCCGCGGGTGGGACGTGGCTTGGGATCGAGCCGTCCTGGTTTGGCGGCTCCACGAGAACGGGCTATGCGGCGCAAGTCGCGGACGAATTCAACTCTGGTGTAAACAAACACTCGACAGTTATTGCGGCAACTGGTGTTCTAGCCGTCGCTCAGAGCACTGTCGTCGCAGCAACGGCGACGACCGGATTCTTCTCGACGGTCGCTCAAACCGCAGCGCGCGGTTGGGCCTGGGCGGGCAACTCTTGGACGTCCATTGCCCAGTGGGGTGCATCAAAAGCACCGTGGACGGTAGGCGCGGGCGGCACGATCACCAAAGTCGCCGCAAGCCTCAATAACAACCCGCTAGAATCAGTACTGGGTGGATTGTGCTTCACTGCGGGAACTCTTGTCACTACCTGCAATGACGGGCAGCAGCCGATCGAGGTAACCGTACGGCGAACGGCCTGAACGGGGTTCCGTTCGATCCGCGATGGTCTAAGGGTCGAAGAACGTCGAGGGTGATGCGATCGCGTGTGGTTTCCAGCGATCGGGCAGGAGGTTCGAGAGATTGTCGTCGGCGGTCTTGTCGATGCGTTCGAGGACGTCCGCGATGTACTCAACGGGATTGATGGCAACGCGTGTGCACGAGACGACCAGTGAGTAGAGCAGAGCGAGTTCCTTACCGGCGTCCTCGCTGTGGACAAATAGAAAATTTTTCCGGCCAAGAGCGACGAGCCTAAGGGCATTTTCTGCCAAGTTATTGTCCAGGCGGATGCGCGGATCGCGGAGAAAACGGCCGAGCGGGCGCAGGTTGCGCCATACATAGTGCGCGGCACGACCGAGCAACGTCTTCGGTCCGTGTGCACGACGAAGTTCGCGAGAAAGCAGAAGTAATCGGACAAATAGAGGCCGTGCATAGGTGCGCCGCAGCGCGAGATGCTCGGCCGTGCCAAGGAACGCGCGATGCTCTGCCTCGTGCTCGACACCGTACATTCCGGCGATGAGGTCGAGTGCTTCCTTCGCTTCGGGCACCTCCCCGGCCTCGAAAAATTTCCGACGAACGTGAGCGAGACAGCCACATCGCTGACGGAGTCCTCGCTTCTCGAGCGGGTCATATCCACGATAATCGTCGCACAGAAATGCGCCAGGCGAATCACCGAGGACCTCGAGTGGAGCATCGCCACCACGCGTGAGCTCAAAGCGATATCCCGTGAGGCGCTTGCCAACAAAGGCCCAGATAAACGCCTTCGAGGTTTGCTTCGTCAGCGTAAACGACGTCTCGTCGACATGGACGAGGAAGTCCTTCTTGATGACGTCGAAGAGCGGGGCTCGGAGGGGCTCGAGCTTTTGCGCCGCACGCCGGAACAAGTCATTCATCGTGCTTCGTGCGATGGGCATACCGAGCCGCGCGAACGACTGCTCGAGACGATAAAGCGGCGTGACGACAAGGCACTTCGAGACGACGAGGTGCGCAACGAAGCTCGAATCGTACCGCGTCTTGTCCGACCAACGCTCCGGCGGCGGCGCGGTAATGACGCATCCACCGCATCGACACGCGACGACCTCGCGCGTGTGCACAACACGTCGGAAGTAGCCCGGGACGTACGAGTAAACCTCGGATGGCTTGCCGGTGCCGACGCTGCGAAAATTCGTGCCGCCGCAAAGATGACACTTCTTCAGCGTCTCGGGCACGGGCTCCGTCTTCTCTTCTGTGACGATGTGTTCCGCGCGAAGCAAAGCCTGCTCCGTGCGGCGCTCGGCGATCTCCGCTGGCGTCCTCGGTGGCCGCGCGATCTTGGGCATCTTGCCCATCTTCTCGGTACGCCTGGCGAAGGCGCGTTTGAGCACCTCGAGCTCGGCCTGCATGATATCCATTCGAGCTTGCGCCCGCGCACCCTCCTGTTCGAGGTACTGCGCGTACTCGCGCCAAGCGCAGGAACCGTGTTCGTCGTTGTCGGGAGGAGGGACCAATAAACAGCTTTGATCATGCACTCCGCCGAATGTCGATCCCCTTTTTCGCTTCGGCGGTCGTCTTCGCGGGTTTCCACATCGGTGTGCGTCGAACGAGACGAAGATCGACACCATCGAGCAGCATGGTGAGCGACGTCGCGTCGAGGTCGATGCATGAGGCCCCTTCAGGGATCCGCGGCAGCGTGAAGCGCCCAGATTCGAGCCTTTTGTAATAGACAACGAAGCCGCCCGCGCTGAAGAAGAGGATCTTCACGCGATCCATGCGGCGACCAAGAAACACGAAGAGGGTGCCACTGTACGGGTCGGCCTTCCACAAAGACTGCACGAGCGTCACGAGGCCATCGTGTCCGCGCCGAAGGTCGACGGGCGCACTCGCGAGGACGATCTCGATGCCGGGCCCGAGACTCAACACGCGCGCGCCGCGGCGGCCACCAGCGCCGCAAGATGCTCGGCCGTAATCGCTCCACGCATCGTGATGCGTGCCGGTCCGGCTTCGACGACAAGCTCGATATCGCGCTCCACCGTCGCAGGTCGTGTCACGACGACGGGCAGCAGGCGCGT contains these protein-coding regions:
- a CDS encoding IS66 family transposase — translated: MQAELEVLKRAFARRTEKMGKMPKIARPPRTPAEIAERRTEQALLRAEHIVTEEKTEPVPETLKKCHLCGGTNFRSVGTGKPSEVYSYVPGYFRRVVHTREVVACRCGGCVITAPPPERWSDKTRYDSSFVAHLVVSKCLVVTPLYRLEQSFARLGMPIARSTMNDLFRRAAQKLEPLRAPLFDVIKKDFLVHVDETSFTLTKQTSKAFIWAFVGKRLTGYRFELTRGGDAPLEVLGDSPGAFLCDDYRGYDPLEKRGLRQRCGCLAHVRRKFFEAGEVPEAKEALDLIAGMYGVEHEAEHRAFLGTAEHLALRRTYARPLFVRLLLLSRELRRAHGPKTLLGRAAHYVWRNLRPLGRFLRDPRIRLDNNLAENALRLVALGRKNFLFVHSEDAGKELALLYSLVVSCTRVAINPVEYIADVLERIDKTADDNLSNLLPDRWKPHAIASPSTFFDP
- the tnpB gene encoding IS66 family insertion sequence element accessory protein TnpB (TnpB, as the term is used for proteins encoded by IS66 family insertion elements, is considered an accessory protein, since TnpC, encoded by a neighboring gene, is a DDE family transposase.), producing MLSLGPGIEIVLASAPVDLRRGHDGLVTLVQSLWKADPYSGTLFVFLGRRMDRVKILFFSAGGFVVYYKRLESGRFTLPRIPEGASCIDLDATSLTMLLDGVDLRLVRRTPMWKPAKTTAEAKKGIDIRRSA